One stretch of Gopherus flavomarginatus isolate rGopFla2 chromosome 2, rGopFla2.mat.asm, whole genome shotgun sequence DNA includes these proteins:
- the CTHRC1 gene encoding LOW QUALITY PROTEIN: collagen triple helix repeat-containing protein 1 (The sequence of the model RefSeq protein was modified relative to this genomic sequence to represent the inferred CDS: deleted 1 base in 1 codon) gives MEIPGVPREGARARGCERLIYPERCCGALQTLTNPRPAPARSAPSQPGPAPPAARTMRSPPAAAAAALLLLAALLLVAPPLGESESPKGKHKPLRQREVVDLYNGMCLQGPGGVPGRDGNPGINGIPGTPGIPGRDGLKGEKGECMRESTEESWTPNFKQCSWSALNYGIDLGKIAECTFTKMRSNSALRVLFSGSLRLKCKNACCQRWYFTFNGAECSGPLPIEAIIYLDQGSPELNSTINIHRTSSVEGLCEGISAGLVDVAIWVGTCADYPRGDASTGWNSVSRIIIEELPK, from the exons ATGGAAATTCCAGGCGTCCCCAGGGAGGGAGCTCGGGCTCGGGGCTGTGAAAGGCTCATTTATCCAGAGCGCTGCTGCGGGGCGCTGCAGACACTGACTAACCCCCGCCCCGCTCCGGCTCGCTCCGCTCCCAGCCAGCCCGGCCCCGCGCCCCCGGCAGCC CGCACCATGCGCTCTCCGCCcgccgctgccgccgccgcctTGCTGCTCCTGGCCGCGCTGCTGCTGGTTGCGCCGCCGCTCGGGGAGTCCGAGAGCCCGAAGGGGAAGCACAAGCCGCTGCGCcagagggaggtggtggacttg TACAATGGAATGTGTTTACAAGGACCTGGTGGTGTTCCTGGACGAGATGGAAACCCCGGCATCAATGGAATTCCTGGGACACCTGGAATCCCTGGTCGGGATGGGTTGAAAGGAGAAAAAGGAGAATGTATGCGAGAAAGCACTGAGGAGTCTTGGACACCCAACTTTAAACAGTGTTCATGGAGTGCACTGAATTATGGCATAGATCTTGGGAAAATTGCA GAATGTACATTCACAAAGATGCGCTCTAACAGTGCTCTAAGAGTTCTCTTCAGTGGATCACTTCGACTCAAATGCAAAAATGCATGCTGCCAGCGGTGGTATTTTACATTTAATGGAGCCGAATgctctgggccacttcctattGAAGCCATAATTTATTTAGACCAAGGAAGCCCAGAGCTGAATTCAACTATTAATATACATCGCACTTCTTCAG tggaaggACTGTGTGAAGGAATCAGCGCTGGGTTGGTGGATGTTGCTATTTGGGTTGGTACTTGTGCAGATTACCCAAGAGGTGATGCTTCTACTGGATGGAATTCTGTCTCTCGTATCATCATTGAAGAGCTGCCGAAATAG
- the SLC25A32 gene encoding mitochondrial folate transporter/carrier, which yields MSAAPGARGPVCAVESPPAPPLRPLFRHVRYENLVAGLSGGVFSTLVLHPLDLVKIRFAVSDGLELRPKYNGILHCLTTVWKHEGLHGLYKGVTPNIWGAGASWGLYFFFYNAIKAYKEERKLESLGATEHLVSAAEAGVMTLCITNPIWVTKTRLVLQYDAGIDSSKRQYKGMFDALIKIYKLEGIRGLYKGFVPGLFGTSHGALQFMAYEELKLRYNKHRNRLLDTKLTALEYITMAALSKIFAVSATYPYQVVRARLQDQHNRYSGMIDVIRRTWRKEGVHGFYKGIIPNVIRVTPACCITFVVYENVSNFLLNFRKETN from the exons ATGAGTGCGGCTCCGGGCGCGCGGGGGCCGGTGTGCGCGGTGGAGTCCCCGCCGGCCCCGCCCTTGCGGCCTCTGTTCAGACACGTGCGGTACGAGAACCTCGTGGCGGGTCTGAGCGGCGGtgtcttctccaccctggtgctGCATCCGCTGGACCTGGTGAAGATCCGCTTCGCAG taagtGACGGGTTGGAATTGAGACCAAAATACAATGGGATTCTACACTGTTTGACCACTGTCTGGAAACATGAAGGACTACATGGCCTGTACAAAGGGGTAACTCCAAATATTTGGGGTGCAGGTGCCTCCTGGGGACTCTACTTTTTCTT CTATAATGCCATCAAAGCCTATAAGGAGGAGAGAAAGCTAGAAAGTCTTGGTGCAACGGAGCACCTAGTGTCAGCTGCTGAGGCCG GAGTCATGACCCTCTGTATCACAAACCCAATATGGGTAACGAAGACGCGGCTTGTGTTACAGTATGATGCTGGCATTGATTCATCAAAGCGCCAGTACAAAGGAATGTTTGATGCTCTTATAAAGATATACAAGCTGGAGGGTATACGTGGCTTATACAAG ggATTTGTGCCTGGTCTGTTTGGAACTTCACATGGAGCACTTCAGTTCATGGCATATGAAGAGCTGAAATTGAGATACAATAAACATAGAAACAGACTACTGGATACAAAATTG ACTGCTTTAGAATACATTACCATGGCAGCACTATCCAAAATATTTGCTGTGTCAGCAACATACCCATATCAAGTAGTGCGAGCTCGTCTTCAGGATCAACACAATAGGTACTCTGGAATGATTGATGTTATTCGCAGGACGTGGAG GAAAGAAGGAGTTCATGGATTTTACAAAGGAATCATCCCCAATGTGATCAGAGTGACTCCTGCCTGCTGTATCACCTTTGTAGTGTATGAAAATGTATCCAATTTTTTGCTTAATTTTAGAAAAGAAACTAATTAA